A stretch of DNA from Gemmatimonadota bacterium:
TTATGTTCGGGTCCAGGTCGCTTTCTGCAAAGGCGGTTTCACAACCGGTATTGAACCTGAGAGGGGGAAGGCGACGCATCCAGTGGCAGCAGTAGATCGCTGCGATCATGAACCGCGTTTGGTCGGAGAGATTTGGCATTCCCCGGTGCCAGAGCCGGGGATCGCGGATCAGAATGCTTCCCTTTTTTGTATTCCCCCGGACCGGCGGTGCCACTTTCCGGCGTGCTTCATGCAGGTGTTCTTCTACCTTGATATCATCTCCATCTACCTTTTGCGTTTCCAGATGGGAGCCGGGCCAGAGTTCGATACTTCCGTTGGCTTCGGTCACCTCGTCCAGGGCAATATTGACAATGACTTTGGACGGCGGGTGCGCGACATCCAGGTTTGGCCAGAGTTGTCCCGAATCAACATGTACCGGCTGGAGCTTGCTGCCCGGCAAGTTTGTGTTGCCGGTGTAGCGGTTGTTGAAGATCCCCTCGCCGAGCAGGGCTTTCGAGACCTGGACCACCCAAGGGTTCGCCAGAACGTCGCGAAAGACGTACGGGGGGAAGGGGGGCGGCTCCTGCTGGACGTTACCCCAAACGAAGTTATGGGGTGGCTCAGGGGCGTTCATGATCTTCTCTATGTCTTCGGTCATCCGCTCACAGAGAAGATCGAGGTGTTCGTGCGCGACCACTGAATTGAGGATGATGTAGCCCTCCGTTCGAATGGCATTGAGGGCCTGTTTCAGGTGCGCGTCGGTG
This window harbors:
- a CDS encoding phytanoyl-CoA dioxygenase family protein, whose amino-acid sequence is MEITVTPEERAAESLTDAHLKQALNAIRTEGYIILNSVVAHEHLDLLCERMTEDIEKIMNAPEPPHNFVWGNVQQEPPPFPPYVFRDVLANPWVVQVSKALLGEGIFNNRYTGNTNLPGSKLQPVHVDSGQLWPNLDVAHPPSKVIVNIALDEVTEANGSIELWPGSHLETQKVDGDDIKVEEHLHEARRKVAPPVRGNTKKGSILIRDPRLWHRGMPNLSDQTRFMIAAIYCCHWMRRLPPLRFNTGCETAFAESDLDPNIIFVDEPIDYLFRNQPYDYNGP